Proteins encoded in a region of the Mesoflavibacter profundi genome:
- the gltB gene encoding glutamate synthase large subunit yields MLVQQGLYFPEFEHDNCGAGFICSLKGNKSNNIIHKALEILEKLEHRGAVSSDGKTGDGAGILIDIPHDFFVKNCDFILPKPGEYAVSNMFLPQKENQRNYCIEVFKNYIKGQDLEILGWRDVPVDTSVLGKIAAETEPFVKQVFIGKSDKKQSDFDFNLKLFTARKQAEHAIRNSKLSESSRFYLPSLSTKTIIYKGLLIPEDIKLYYTDLQDPTLVTRLALVHQRFSTNTFPTWDLAQPFRYMCHNGEINTLRGNVSRTLSRQELMESDWFGENIKSIFPIVIPGKSDSASMDMVVELLLMTGRTLPEVMMMLVPEAWEKNPEMSETKKAFYEYNSCIMEPWDGPASIPFTDGNYIGAVLDRNGLRPSRYSVTKDGYVIMSSETGVIEIDPKNIEKHGRLEPGKMFLVDMNQGRIINDEEIKADIVTKHPYKKWLDKNLVHLADIPAKKGPIKHKEDTLDKRQVVFGYTQEDLNTIIKPMAQLGKEPIGSMGNDTPIAILSQKPQLIYNYFKQLFAQVTNPPLDGIREKLITDISLTLGSDTNIFKINEDQCRKLKIQNPVISKHDLDKIKNYKNNPDFVVSTISMLYEVDKGLNGLEAALEDLVKQASKAIDKGGNIIILSDRGVNKKLAPIPALMACSYVNHELYKIGKRAKVSLIIESAEPREVHHFALLFGYGASAINPYIVNEIVYNQVENKEIENLDYLPAIKNYNKAIGMGILKVMNKIGISTLNSYRGSQLFECVGLNTKIVNDYFPNTITRIQGVGLREIEKEIYKRHKKAYKTDEVDADLNLEFGGQYKWRRHGEKHTFNPLTVAKLQEAVRSNKHKTYKEYSDLINEQSKQLMTIRGLFEFTNYDPIPLEEVEPWTEIVKRFKTGAMSYGSISKEAHENLAIAMNRIGGKSNSGEGGENEERFYKDLNGDWKNSAIKQVASGRFGVTSNYLTNASEIQIKMAQGAKPGEGGQLPGPKVNPDIAKTRNSTPYVGLISPPPHHDIYSIEDLSQLIYDLKSANRDARINVKLVSEVGVGTVAAGVAKAKGDVILISGHDGGTGASPLTSLKHAGLPWELGLAEAQQTLVMNDLRNRVVLECDGQLKTGRDVAIACLLGAEEFGFATAPLVASGCIMMRVCHLNTCPVGIATQNPELRKKFKGKPEHVVNFMYFVAQELREIMAQLGFRTVNEMVGQVQKLNRINTIKHYKALGLDLTPILHQVDAPKDAKFYNTEKQDHALDSALDFKIISQAHPALFRKEKTVLESKITNRNRAFGAILSNEISKIYGAQGLPDNTLKINFTGAAGQSFGAFATKGLTLVINGNSNDYLGKGLSGAKIAVKVPDESTLVPEENIIIGNVALYGATSGEAYINGKAGERFCVRNSGASAVVEGIGDHGCEYMTGGRAVILGEVGRNFGAGMSGGIAYIYDSKNTFEQHCNKEGLNLDPVETAEDISELKDLIENHYNATLSPLAQRILENWQTELPKFIKVLPEEYKQALIRIAEEQTVKA; encoded by the coding sequence ATGCTAGTACAACAAGGACTTTATTTTCCAGAATTTGAGCATGATAATTGTGGAGCAGGATTTATTTGTAGTCTTAAAGGAAATAAATCAAATAACATCATACATAAAGCACTAGAAATTCTTGAAAAATTAGAACATCGAGGTGCTGTAAGTAGTGACGGAAAAACTGGCGATGGCGCAGGTATTTTAATAGATATTCCGCATGATTTTTTTGTGAAAAACTGTGATTTTATATTGCCAAAACCAGGAGAATATGCAGTAAGTAATATGTTTTTACCTCAAAAGGAAAATCAACGCAATTATTGTATAGAAGTTTTTAAAAACTATATAAAAGGTCAAGACTTAGAAATATTAGGTTGGAGAGATGTGCCTGTAGACACTTCTGTTTTAGGTAAAATTGCTGCAGAAACTGAGCCTTTTGTAAAACAAGTATTTATTGGAAAATCCGATAAAAAACAGTCAGATTTTGATTTCAATTTAAAACTTTTTACAGCAAGAAAACAAGCAGAACATGCTATTAGAAATTCAAAGTTATCTGAAAGTTCAAGATTTTATTTGCCAAGTCTTTCAACTAAAACCATAATATATAAAGGGCTATTAATTCCTGAAGATATAAAACTGTATTACACAGATTTACAAGATCCAACACTAGTCACACGTTTGGCGTTAGTGCATCAACGTTTTTCAACTAACACATTTCCAACTTGGGATTTGGCACAACCATTTAGATATATGTGTCATAATGGCGAAATTAATACGCTTCGCGGAAATGTCTCGCGTACATTATCACGACAAGAATTAATGGAAAGTGATTGGTTTGGAGAAAATATAAAAAGTATTTTTCCAATTGTAATACCAGGAAAATCTGATTCTGCGTCTATGGATATGGTTGTAGAATTATTACTAATGACAGGAAGAACGTTACCAGAAGTTATGATGATGTTAGTTCCTGAAGCTTGGGAAAAAAACCCTGAAATGTCTGAGACTAAAAAGGCGTTTTACGAATACAATTCCTGTATTATGGAACCTTGGGATGGACCAGCATCAATACCGTTTACAGATGGTAATTATATCGGTGCTGTCTTGGATAGAAATGGTTTGCGACCATCAAGATATTCTGTAACTAAAGATGGTTATGTAATTATGTCTTCAGAAACTGGAGTGATAGAAATTGATCCTAAAAACATAGAAAAACACGGTCGTTTAGAACCTGGGAAAATGTTTTTGGTAGATATGAATCAAGGTCGAATTATTAATGATGAAGAAATTAAAGCAGATATCGTTACCAAACATCCTTACAAAAAATGGTTAGATAAAAACTTAGTGCATCTAGCAGATATACCTGCTAAAAAAGGACCAATAAAACATAAAGAAGATACATTAGACAAAAGACAAGTTGTATTTGGGTATACACAAGAAGATTTAAATACCATTATTAAACCTATGGCACAATTAGGAAAAGAGCCAATAGGATCTATGGGAAATGATACACCAATTGCTATACTTTCTCAAAAACCACAATTAATTTACAATTATTTTAAACAGCTTTTTGCCCAAGTTACAAATCCGCCATTAGATGGTATACGTGAAAAATTAATCACAGATATTAGCCTGACTTTAGGTAGCGATACTAACATTTTCAAAATTAACGAAGATCAATGCCGAAAGTTAAAAATTCAAAATCCTGTCATTTCAAAACACGATTTAGATAAGATAAAAAACTATAAAAACAATCCAGATTTTGTAGTTAGCACGATATCGATGTTATATGAAGTTGATAAAGGCTTAAACGGTTTGGAAGCAGCGTTAGAGGATTTGGTAAAACAAGCTTCAAAAGCTATAGATAAAGGTGGAAATATTATCATACTTTCTGATAGAGGCGTAAACAAAAAACTAGCACCAATTCCTGCATTAATGGCGTGTTCTTATGTTAATCACGAATTATATAAAATAGGAAAACGTGCCAAGGTTAGCCTAATTATCGAGTCGGCAGAGCCAAGAGAAGTCCATCATTTTGCACTACTTTTTGGTTACGGCGCAAGTGCGATAAATCCTTACATAGTAAATGAAATTGTTTACAATCAAGTTGAAAATAAAGAAATTGAAAATCTAGATTACCTACCGGCTATTAAAAACTACAATAAAGCAATAGGAATGGGTATTTTAAAAGTGATGAACAAAATCGGTATTTCAACACTTAATTCTTATCGTGGATCTCAACTTTTTGAATGTGTAGGATTAAACACCAAAATTGTAAACGATTATTTTCCAAATACCATAACAAGAATACAAGGTGTTGGCTTACGCGAAATTGAAAAAGAAATTTACAAGCGTCACAAAAAAGCTTACAAAACAGATGAAGTCGATGCAGATTTAAATTTAGAATTTGGCGGGCAATATAAATGGAGACGTCATGGCGAAAAACATACGTTTAATCCATTAACCGTTGCTAAACTTCAAGAAGCTGTAAGAAGTAACAAGCACAAGACTTATAAAGAATATTCCGATTTAATTAACGAGCAAAGCAAGCAGTTAATGACCATTCGCGGATTATTTGAATTTACTAACTACGATCCAATTCCTTTAGAAGAAGTCGAACCGTGGACAGAAATCGTAAAACGTTTCAAAACAGGTGCGATGTCCTACGGATCTATTAGTAAAGAAGCACATGAAAATTTAGCGATTGCGATGAATCGCATTGGTGGTAAATCCAATTCTGGTGAAGGAGGAGAAAATGAAGAGCGTTTTTATAAAGACTTAAATGGAGATTGGAAAAACTCGGCAATTAAGCAAGTTGCATCAGGAAGATTTGGTGTGACGTCAAATTATTTAACCAACGCGTCAGAGATTCAAATAAAAATGGCGCAAGGTGCAAAACCTGGTGAAGGTGGACAATTACCTGGTCCAAAAGTAAATCCAGATATTGCAAAAACACGTAATTCTACACCTTATGTTGGTTTAATTTCTCCGCCGCCACATCACGATATTTATTCTATCGAAGATTTATCACAATTAATTTATGATTTAAAATCGGCTAATCGTGATGCACGAATTAATGTAAAATTAGTATCCGAAGTTGGTGTTGGTACCGTAGCAGCAGGTGTTGCAAAAGCAAAAGGCGATGTGATTTTAATTTCAGGTCACGATGGTGGTACAGGTGCTTCACCTTTAACATCATTAAAACACGCAGGTTTACCATGGGAATTAGGTTTAGCTGAAGCACAGCAAACTTTAGTAATGAATGATTTGAGAAATCGTGTAGTTTTAGAATGTGACGGACAATTAAAAACTGGTCGTGATGTTGCTATTGCTTGTCTTTTAGGAGCTGAAGAATTTGGTTTCGCAACAGCGCCATTAGTGGCTTCTGGCTGTATTATGATGCGTGTTTGTCACTTAAATACATGTCCAGTTGGTATTGCAACTCAAAATCCAGAACTACGTAAAAAATTCAAAGGAAAACCCGAACATGTGGTTAACTTCATGTATTTCGTGGCGCAAGAATTAAGAGAAATTATGGCGCAACTTGGTTTTAGAACCGTTAATGAAATGGTTGGTCAAGTTCAAAAATTAAACAGAATTAATACTATTAAACATTATAAGGCTTTAGGTCTAGATTTAACGCCAATTTTACATCAAGTAGATGCGCCAAAAGACGCCAAATTTTATAACACCGAAAAGCAAGATCATGCTTTAGATTCGGCTTTAGATTTTAAAATTATTAGTCAAGCACATCCGGCGTTATTCCGAAAAGAAAAAACAGTACTTGAATCAAAAATCACAAATCGTAATCGCGCTTTCGGAGCGATTTTAAGTAATGAAATTTCAAAAATTTATGGTGCGCAAGGTTTACCAGATAACACGTTAAAAATCAATTTCACAGGTGCTGCAGGACAAAGTTTTGGTGCATTTGCAACCAAAGGTTTAACCTTGGTCATTAATGGTAACTCTAACGATTATTTAGGTAAAGGATTGTCTGGTGCAAAAATAGCGGTAAAAGTTCCTGACGAGTCGACTTTAGTACCTGAAGAAAATATTATTATTGGTAACGTGGCGCTTTACGGTGCAACGTCTGGCGAAGCTTATATTAACGGAAAAGCTGGCGAGCGTTTTTGTGTGCGTAATTCAGGCGCAAGCGCTGTTGTCGAAGGTATTGGTGATCATGGATGCGAATACATGACTGGCGGACGTGCTGTAATTTTAGGTGAAGTTGGTCGTAATTTTGGAGCAGGAATGAGTGGCGGAATTGCATATATCTACGATTCAAAAAATACCTTTGAACAACATTGTAATAAAGAAGGTTTAAATCTTGATCCAGTTGAAACTGCTGAAGATATTTCAGAATTAAAAGACTTAATTGAGAATCATTACAACGCAACATTAAGTCCGTTAGCGCAACGTATTCTCGAAAATTGGCAAACAGAATTACCAAAATTTATTAAGGTATTACCTGAAGAATACAAACAAGCATTAATAAGAATAGCAGAAGAGCAAACTGTAAAAGCTTAA
- a CDS encoding phosphoenolpyruvate carboxylase: protein MPLQPKLTRFNQNVLSKYQIYNSIFMTLPFDTITKTGALLPLFHETCQKGFENGQNPTQIVETFFEKYQARRSDESQKNLLFRFIQYIERQVVLFDAIEDAAFSTVNNMDGIGTLRSLKESTTADGKLEKLRKSLEDFKVRIVLTAHPTQFYPGSVLGIITDLSEAIKNNNLLRINDLLAQLGKTPFFKHEKPTPYDEAVSLIWYLEHVFYQSFGKIYDYIQQNIFDDQEIENNIINVGFWPGGDRDGNPFVTPEITLKVANRLKETIIKNYYRDVRRLKRKLTFKGVEEVINYLETELYNMVLKQETDLTLEGFIDNLKQIKSTLINKHQSLYLEEINSLLNKIKLFGFHFSNLDIRQDSRAHDKVFNTMVDALIENGSDIFPKNYHDLSEKEQVQLLSKIKGKVDLSLIKDEDALKALKTIEVIKTIQENNGERAANRYIISNNQTTLNVMQLFAMLKLVAFHDKLTVDIGPLFETITDLENAHLVMEELYTNPDYSAHLQSRGNKQTIMLGFSDGTKDGGYLMANWAIYKAKERLTEVSRNYDVTVIFFDGRGGPPARGGGKTHNFYASLGPTIEDKEVQLTIQGQTISSNFGTLDSSQYNLEQLISSGLHNSLSDADLRMVPQNRKVMDNLANLSYQAYSNFKKHEKFIPYLEHMSTLKYYAKTNIGSRPSKRGKSEGLVFEDLRAIPFVGSWSQLKQNVPGFFGVGTALKYYEDNDQFDKVVTLYKSSSFFKTLIENSMMSLSKSFFDLTKYMSDDKEYGEFWNIIYDEFKTTKRLILKLTGYQELMQEEPAGKASINVREAIVLPLLTIQQYALKKIQELEKQGVTEGEEVEVYQKMVTRSLFGNINASRNSA from the coding sequence ATGCCATTACAACCAAAGTTGACTAGATTTAATCAAAACGTATTGTCTAAATATCAAATTTACAATAGTATTTTTATGACTTTGCCTTTTGATACTATTACAAAAACAGGTGCTTTGTTGCCATTATTTCATGAAACTTGTCAAAAAGGTTTTGAAAACGGACAAAACCCAACCCAGATTGTAGAAACGTTTTTTGAAAAATATCAAGCACGTCGTAGTGATGAAAGTCAGAAAAATTTATTGTTTAGGTTTATTCAATATATAGAGCGTCAAGTTGTTTTATTTGATGCTATAGAAGATGCTGCATTTTCTACAGTAAATAATATGGATGGAATAGGGACATTAAGAAGTCTTAAAGAGTCTACAACAGCAGATGGTAAATTGGAAAAATTACGCAAATCTTTAGAAGATTTTAAAGTAAGAATTGTCCTAACAGCGCATCCAACACAGTTTTATCCTGGATCTGTATTAGGAATAATCACAGATTTATCTGAAGCAATTAAAAACAATAATTTACTTAGAATAAATGATTTACTTGCGCAATTGGGTAAAACACCATTTTTTAAGCATGAAAAACCAACGCCTTATGATGAGGCTGTAAGTTTGATTTGGTATTTAGAACATGTCTTTTATCAATCTTTTGGTAAGATTTATGATTATATCCAGCAAAACATATTTGACGATCAAGAGATTGAAAACAATATTATTAATGTTGGTTTTTGGCCTGGTGGAGATAGAGACGGGAATCCATTTGTAACTCCAGAAATTACATTAAAAGTAGCTAACAGGTTAAAAGAAACCATTATCAAAAATTACTATCGTGATGTAAGACGGTTAAAACGAAAATTAACATTTAAAGGTGTAGAAGAAGTTATTAATTATCTTGAAACCGAGCTTTACAACATGGTGTTGAAGCAAGAAACTGATTTAACTTTAGAAGGATTTATTGATAATTTGAAACAAATAAAATCCACTTTAATTAATAAACATCAGTCATTATATCTAGAAGAAATTAATAGTTTGCTTAACAAAATAAAATTATTTGGTTTTCATTTTTCAAATCTAGATATACGTCAAGATAGTAGAGCACATGATAAAGTGTTTAATACAATGGTTGATGCATTAATTGAAAATGGAAGCGATATATTCCCTAAAAACTACCATGATTTAAGTGAAAAAGAACAAGTGCAGTTGTTGTCTAAAATTAAAGGGAAAGTAGATTTGTCCTTAATTAAAGATGAAGATGCTTTAAAGGCGCTAAAAACAATTGAGGTAATAAAAACCATACAAGAAAATAACGGAGAGCGCGCAGCCAATAGATACATTATTAGTAATAATCAAACCACATTAAATGTAATGCAGCTTTTTGCGATGTTAAAATTAGTTGCGTTTCATGATAAGCTAACGGTGGATATTGGTCCATTGTTTGAAACTATAACAGATTTAGAAAACGCGCATTTAGTAATGGAAGAGTTGTATACAAATCCAGATTATAGTGCACATTTACAATCAAGAGGAAATAAGCAAACTATAATGTTAGGTTTTAGTGATGGTACAAAAGATGGTGGATATTTAATGGCAAACTGGGCGATTTATAAAGCAAAAGAACGTCTTACAGAAGTATCTAGAAATTATGATGTAACCGTAATTTTCTTTGATGGTCGTGGCGGTCCGCCAGCTCGTGGTGGTGGAAAAACACATAATTTTTATGCTTCTTTAGGTCCAACAATAGAAGATAAAGAAGTTCAGCTTACAATTCAAGGACAAACAATAAGTTCTAATTTTGGGACTTTAGACTCATCACAATATAATTTAGAACAATTAATAAGTTCAGGTTTGCACAATAGTTTAAGTGATGCAGATTTAAGAATGGTACCACAAAATAGGAAAGTAATGGATAATCTAGCAAATTTAAGTTATCAAGCTTATTCTAACTTTAAAAAGCATGAAAAGTTTATACCTTATTTAGAGCATATGAGTACCTTAAAATATTATGCAAAAACTAATATTGGAAGTAGACCTTCTAAAAGAGGTAAATCTGAAGGATTGGTTTTTGAAGATTTAAGAGCAATTCCATTTGTTGGTTCTTGGAGTCAATTAAAGCAAAATGTACCTGGGTTTTTTGGTGTAGGCACAGCATTAAAATACTATGAAGATAATGATCAGTTTGATAAAGTTGTTACTTTATATAAGTCTTCAAGTTTCTTTAAAACATTAATAGAAAACAGTATGATGTCTTTGTCAAAATCTTTTTTCGATTTAACAAAGTATATGAGTGATGATAAAGAGTATGGAGAGTTTTGGAATATTATTTATGATGAATTTAAAACAACAAAACGATTAATATTAAAACTAACAGGTTATCAAGAGTTAATGCAGGAAGAGCCAGCAGGAAAAGCATCAATAAATGTAAGAGAGGCAATTGTTTTGCCATTATTAACTATTCAGCAGTATGCGTTAAAGAAAATTCAAGAGTTGGAAAAGCAAGGTGTTACAGAAGGTGAAGAAGTAGAAGTTTATCAAAAAATGGTAACACGTTCTTTATTTGGTAATATTAATGCTAGTCGAAATTCTGCTTAA
- a CDS encoding ammonium transporter, translating into MNYLTLFPNLLLTIQDSTSATTQDIENAVNAINGDLGMLWMLLSGVLVFFMQAGFTLVETGMTRSKNAANIAMKNLLDICVGSITYWLVGYSLMYGDTSNGWFFWSGLMQGEGADLFFQTMFAATAATIVSGAIAGRTKYSTYAIFSIVMTALIYPIAGGWQWQGSGWLTELGFIDFAGSSIVHSVGGWAALVAAFMVGPRIGKFVDGKVIPIPGHNQILATLGVFILWLGWFGFNGGSQLAWGGDDAIGASNVVLITNLAAAAGGIGALVTTWIWYGKPNLPQTLNGALAGLVSITAGCGNMSDIGALFAGLIGGVIVVFSIEFIEKKLKIDDAIGAASVHGVAGAWGTLVIGLWGIDGDTGIGLFNGGGFSQLGAQAIGVVAYAVWSVVLSFIVLKILKSTMGLRVTKEEEEVGLDLSEHGEIAYPGKRNRG; encoded by the coding sequence ATGAATTATTTAACCCTATTTCCAAATTTACTTTTAACAATACAAGACAGCACAAGTGCTACGACACAAGACATTGAAAATGCTGTAAATGCGATTAACGGAGACTTAGGAATGCTTTGGATGCTACTTTCTGGTGTTTTAGTTTTCTTTATGCAAGCAGGATTCACACTTGTAGAAACCGGAATGACAAGATCTAAAAATGCAGCAAACATTGCTATGAAAAACCTTCTAGATATTTGCGTAGGATCGATTACGTACTGGCTAGTTGGCTACTCTTTAATGTATGGAGATACATCTAACGGCTGGTTTTTCTGGAGTGGATTAATGCAAGGTGAAGGCGCAGATCTATTTTTCCAAACCATGTTTGCCGCAACAGCAGCAACCATTGTATCTGGAGCAATAGCTGGACGCACTAAATACTCAACTTATGCAATTTTCTCGATTGTAATGACCGCTTTAATTTATCCTATCGCAGGTGGATGGCAGTGGCAAGGATCTGGCTGGCTTACAGAATTAGGATTTATAGATTTTGCAGGTTCTTCAATTGTCCATTCTGTTGGTGGTTGGGCTGCATTAGTTGCCGCTTTTATGGTAGGACCACGAATTGGAAAATTTGTAGATGGAAAAGTAATCCCAATACCTGGACACAACCAAATTTTAGCAACGTTAGGTGTATTTATCCTTTGGTTAGGATGGTTTGGATTTAATGGTGGATCTCAGTTAGCTTGGGGCGGAGATGATGCAATAGGCGCTTCAAATGTTGTCTTGATTACCAATCTTGCTGCAGCAGCAGGAGGAATTGGAGCTTTAGTTACTACTTGGATTTGGTACGGAAAACCTAACTTACCTCAAACACTTAATGGTGCTCTAGCTGGTTTAGTAAGTATTACTGCTGGTTGTGGAAACATGTCTGATATTGGAGCTTTATTTGCTGGTTTAATTGGAGGTGTAATTGTAGTTTTTTCTATAGAATTTATTGAGAAAAAATTAAAAATTGACGACGCAATTGGCGCAGCATCTGTACATGGTGTCGCTGGAGCTTGGGGAACATTAGTCATTGGACTTTGGGGAATAGATGGAGATACTGGAATTGGATTATTTAACGGTGGTGGATTTAGCCAATTAGGCGCTCAAGCAATTGGCGTTGTAGCTTATGCTGTTTGGTCTGTAGTTCTATCTTTTATAGTTTTAAAGATATTAAAGTCTACTATGGGATTAAGAGTGACTAAAGAAGAAGAAGAAGTTGGTCTTGACCTTTCTGAACACGGAGAAATAGCATATCCTGGAAAAAGAAACAGAGGATAA
- a CDS encoding glutamate synthase subunit beta, whose translation MGKTTGFLEYKREDEGYLKVENRLKNYKEFTVPLKEEKLKNQGARCMDCGIPFCHSGCPLGNLIPDFNDKVYKGRWKEAAQILHATNNFPEFTGRLCPAPCEEACVLGINEDPVSIENIEKNIAEIAFKEGWVEAHPPKHRTGKKVAVVGSGPSGLAAAQQLNRVGHLVTVFERDAKVGGLLRYGIPDFKLEKKIIDRRIKILEDEGITFKTNAHVGQNLSVETLKADFDAILLCGGATVRRNIPIKGNHLKGVHQAMEFLKKNNQHVDGLIGEDEIISAKNKKVIVIGGGDTGSDCIGTSNRHGATSVTNFEILSKPTKVRPAHQPWPYWPMRLKTTTSHKEGVERFFSISTKEFLGDKNGNLIGLKTVEVEWIFKEGQRPELKELPDTEKTWDCDLALLALGFTGAEKTLAEQFGLEMDFRTNIKATEKDYATNVKGIFTAGDMRRGQSLIVWAISEGRQAAHHVDAFLMGKSNLPLKEEGDLPRV comes from the coding sequence ATGGGAAAGACAACAGGATTTTTAGAATATAAAAGAGAAGACGAAGGTTATTTAAAAGTAGAAAATCGTCTAAAAAATTATAAAGAATTTACAGTGCCTTTAAAAGAGGAAAAACTCAAAAATCAAGGCGCTAGATGTATGGATTGCGGTATTCCGTTTTGTCATAGCGGTTGTCCGTTGGGTAATTTAATTCCTGATTTTAACGATAAAGTCTATAAAGGACGATGGAAAGAAGCAGCACAAATTTTACATGCCACAAATAATTTTCCAGAATTTACTGGTCGTCTATGTCCAGCGCCTTGTGAAGAAGCGTGTGTTTTAGGGATTAATGAAGATCCTGTTTCAATAGAAAATATTGAAAAAAACATTGCTGAAATCGCCTTTAAAGAAGGTTGGGTAGAAGCGCATCCGCCAAAGCATCGTACTGGTAAAAAGGTTGCTGTTGTAGGTTCTGGTCCGTCAGGTTTAGCAGCTGCTCAACAATTAAATAGGGTAGGACATTTGGTAACGGTTTTTGAGCGTGACGCAAAAGTTGGTGGTTTGTTGCGTTATGGTATTCCTGATTTTAAGTTAGAAAAGAAAATTATAGATAGACGTATTAAAATTCTTGAAGACGAAGGCATAACATTTAAAACCAATGCTCATGTTGGGCAAAATTTAAGTGTTGAAACGTTAAAAGCAGATTTTGATGCAATTCTTTTATGTGGCGGCGCAACAGTTAGACGAAATATTCCTATTAAAGGAAATCATCTAAAAGGTGTACATCAAGCGATGGAATTTCTGAAGAAAAATAACCAACATGTTGATGGATTGATAGGTGAAGATGAAATTATTTCAGCAAAAAATAAAAAAGTAATTGTCATTGGCGGCGGCGATACAGGTAGCGATTGTATTGGTACTAGTAATCGTCATGGTGCAACATCGGTAACAAATTTTGAAATTTTAAGTAAACCAACTAAAGTTCGTCCAGCACATCAACCTTGGCCATATTGGCCTATGCGCTTAAAAACAACAACATCACATAAAGAAGGTGTTGAGCGCTTTTTTAGTATTTCTACTAAAGAATTTTTAGGTGATAAAAACGGAAATTTAATCGGTTTAAAAACAGTTGAAGTCGAATGGATTTTCAAAGAAGGCCAAAGACCAGAATTAAAAGAGTTACCAGATACCGAAAAAACTTGGGACTGCGATTTGGCATTGTTAGCACTTGGTTTTACTGGTGCCGAAAAAACTTTAGCAGAACAATTTGGTTTAGAAATGGATTTTAGAACCAACATCAAAGCAACCGAAAAAGATTATGCAACTAATGTAAAAGGTATTTTTACAGCAGGAGATATGCGTCGCGGTCAGTCGTTAATTGTTTGGGCAATTTCCGAAGGTCGTCAAGCAGCACATCATGTCGATGCTTTTTTAATGGGAAAATCTAATTTACCATTAAAAGAAGAAGGTGATTTACCTAGAGTGTAA
- a CDS encoding outer membrane beta-barrel protein: protein MKILITSFFTLVVTLGFAQEASEKKFSFDGSIDAYYRTNLTAPNDDNQIAPSTSFAETAGFSLGMANIIANYEKGKIGAVADLVFGPRGEAASSTIINQMYAYYNISENTTLTFGKFNTFLGYEVIAPAGNFNYSTSYLFSNGPFSHTGLKADFTLSDDFSLMLGVFNQTDVTEFNPDGSYAVGAQLGYADQYLNLLYDDAGLGFEVDYTGGFDASDEFFIGINAAYADNDGEGFYGAALYPQYSLSETFTLGLRGEFFQTQSEFVEDDLNVFAVTLTGSYTIEDDLIIKPELRLDSGSEDIFIDTDLAPTESLAAFLVAAIYKFN, encoded by the coding sequence ATGAAAATTTTAATCACATCATTTTTCACACTTGTAGTCACTTTAGGATTCGCTCAAGAAGCTTCTGAGAAAAAATTTAGTTTTGATGGTAGTATAGATGCTTACTACAGAACAAATTTGACTGCACCAAATGACGATAATCAGATTGCACCTTCCACATCATTTGCCGAGACAGCCGGTTTTTCTCTGGGAATGGCAAATATTATCGCAAACTATGAAAAAGGAAAAATAGGTGCAGTTGCAGATTTAGTATTTGGCCCAAGAGGTGAAGCTGCAAGTAGCACAATTATTAACCAAATGTATGCTTATTACAATATTTCTGAAAACACCACATTAACATTTGGAAAATTCAATACATTTTTAGGTTACGAGGTTATTGCTCCTGCTGGAAACTTTAACTACTCAACATCATATTTGTTTTCAAACGGACCATTTTCGCATACTGGATTAAAAGCAGATTTTACTCTTTCAGATGATTTTAGTTTAATGCTTGGTGTTTTTAACCAAACAGATGTTACCGAATTTAACCCTGACGGAAGTTATGCAGTTGGCGCTCAATTAGGATATGCTGACCAATATCTAAACCTTCTTTATGACGACGCAGGTTTAGGATTTGAAGTTGATTATACTGGCGGTTTTGATGCTTCAGACGAATTTTTTATTGGTATTAACGCAGCTTATGCAGATAATGATGGTGAAGGATTTTATGGTGCAGCACTTTATCCTCAATATAGCCTTTCAGAAACATTTACTCTTGGATTAAGAGGTGAATTTTTTCAGACACAAAGTGAATTTGTTGAAGATGATTTAAATGTATTTGCAGTAACATTAACAGGTAGCTACACAATAGAAGATGATTTAATTATCAAACCAGAATTAAGATTAGATTCTGGATCCGAAGACATTTTTATAGATACAGATTTAGCACCAACAGAAAGCCTTGCTGCTTTTCTTGTAGCAGCTATCTATAAATTCAATTAA